Below is a genomic region from Helicobacteraceae bacterium.
TCGACGATTTCGCAAGCCGCCGTTTCATCAATAAAGCGTTCGTCTTTTAGAAGACGAGCCTGAATCTTTTTGCAAGTTTCTAGATCGGTCGCGTTTGCGATCTCTTTTGCCGCTCCCGCTTCGATCGCCACTATTAGTAGATGGCGTTCTTTCTTAAATTCGCCCTTGGCGTAATCGCCTAAAAACGCTTTGTATTGTTTCGGATCGAGTAGAGCGTTTTTGTCCTGTTCGGATACTAGCCTTTGCGCGATCGATATAAACCCTGAATCCATTTTGTCTCCTTATTATTACGCTTTTATCACAAGCGTTCCCGCTAACATATCGTGCCAACCGCGTTTTTGGCTGTCGAACGCGACCCAAAGAAACCCTAAACAAAGCGGAATAGCTGAAATAATATAGGCAAAATATCTGCCCACAAGCTGCCCGCCTGACGGTTTGCCAAGCGTTTTAGCATCGACAATTTTTGCGCCGAATATCATCTTGCCCGGCGTGGCTTGTTTGGTCGCCCAGAAAGCTATTGCGTAAATAAACGCGACAACCATACCGACAATGTTTGCGAATGCTTGAAATGGGGGCGCGTCAAAATCGCTATCGCTCATTGAATTAAAAAAGCCCATAGCGCCCATTATAAAAAATAGCGCAAAAAAGATCGCAAACAGCAAAACGTTGTCGATAATATCAGCCGTCAGTCGCGCCCAAAAACCGATGTATTTTATCTGTTGACTTTGCGGCGGATACGACGTGTTTGGCGGATACTGATATCCGTTCTGCTGATAGGACTGTTGTTGCGGCGGCGCGTATTGCGGATAAGCGCTTTGCTGAGACGCGTATTGCGACTGCGAAGTCGATGGCGAAGCGTATTGCGAGTTTGGCGGCGTTGCGATCGATTGGCTATTATCGCCGCGTAGGACAAACGCTAAGAGATCGACGATTTCGCAAGCCGCCGTTTCATCAATAAAGCGTTCGTCTTTTAGAAAACGAGCCTGAATCTTTTTGCAAGTCGCCAGATCGCTCGCGTTTACGATCTCTTTTGCCGCTCCCGCTTCGATTGCCACCATTAGTAGATGGCGTTCTTTTTTGAATTCGCCTTTAGCGTAGTCGCTTAAATGCGCCTTGCATTGTTTCGGATCGAGCAAAGCGTTTTTGCCCTGTTCGGATACTAGCCTTTGCGTAATCGATATAAACCCTGAATCCATTTTGTCTCCTTTTGATTTGTTTTAATCAGTCTCGCAACAGATTATTCTGTCCCATATATAGCAAGAACTCGCAATTACCTAGTTCGCATGCTTTGCGCGCGTCTTTCGTCGCGCTATTTAGATCGCCTAAGTCAATATAAGCTACCCCTCGACTAACATAAACATTCGCGTCGTTTGGATCGAGCTTAATCGCTTGATTATAATCGGCGATAGCTTTGCTTTTGTCAGCCAAATTATAATAAGCGTTCGCGCGACCAACATAAGCGTTCGCATTGTTTAGATCGAGCTTAATCGCTTGATTATAATCGGCGATAGCTTTGCTGAAATCGTCTAAATTATAGTAAGCAAATCCGCGAGCAATGTAACCGATCTTGCGCTTTGGATTGTTTTGAATCGCTTCTGTAAGATTGGCAATCGCATAGCTATAGTTGCCTGCGATGCAATTAGTAAGCGCGCCAATAAAGCGTATTTCATCTAAAATATCCCCTTCAATTTTATTTGATTTGCCGAAGTCCGCGATCGCTTTATCATAATCGCCTAAATTAAAATAAGCGATTCCACGATATGCAAAAAATATATCATGTGAGTAACTAGGAGTTTTGACAATCGCTTTTGTATAGTCTGCGATCGCTTTATCATAATCGCCTAAATTGATATAGGCATATCCGCGGTTTGAATATGCTATCGCATCGTCCCGATCTATAGCAATTGCTTGTGTGAAATCGGCAATCGCCTTGTTGACTCCGTTTAGATAGTAATATGCGACTCCGCGATCAATATAATCTGATACCTTGGATCTGTTGTTTTCAATTACCCTGCTTCGCCGCTCGATTACTTCCTCAAAATCGCGCATTTTTAAAATGGCGGCTTTGTAGTAACTGTCGTCCATATTTTTCATAAAAGATCGAAGCGTGGGTTTACAATGGTCAGTTATTTTACTTTTTTCAGCTTGCAAGGACGTTAGTAATATTAAATTGCTATTTTGAACATTTTGAGCCATTGGTAACGACACATATTGTTGAGCCGCTTTTGGCTGAATGATCGCGACATTTTGAATAGCTGGCTTTGGCTGAACAATTGCCGAGCTCTGAATAATTGACTTATTTTGATCGCCGCGCAGAACAAACGCTAATAGATCGACGATTTCGCAAGCCGCCGTTTCATCAATAAAGCGTTCGTCTTTTAGAAGACGAGCCTGAATCTTTTTGCAAGTTTCTAGATCGCTCGCGTTTACGATCTCTTTTGCCGCTCCCGCTTCGATCGCCACTATTAGTAGATGGCGTTCTTTCTTAAATTCGCCCTTGGCGTAATCGCCTAAAAACGCTTTGTATTGTTTCGGATCGAGCAAAGCGTTTTTGCCTTGTTCCGATACTAGCTTTTGCGTAATCGATATAAACCCTGAATCCATTTTGTCTCCTTGTTATACTAGAATCGCTTTTGGCAGATTTGGTTCTTCAAATTCTTGAATCTCTTGCGCGGATCGAAAAGCAAATAAAAAATAGGCGGCTATTATGAGCGCCGCGATTATGGCGACGGCGATCAGCGGTTTTTGCCGCGATTTTTTACTTTTGATCGGCGCGGTTTGGGCATAGGTCGGTTTCGCGGCGGTAATTTTTAGCGAGTTGTCGTTTCGCAAAACGTAAGCTAGCAGATCGATCGTCTCGTTTCCCATATTTGCCGCGATAAAAAACTGATCCTTTAGGCGAAAAACCAATTCACGCTTGGTTTGCGCTAGATTTTCGGACTCTCTAATATCTTTTGCCGCGCCCATTTTGATCGCTATATGCAGTATATGCCGCTCTTTGCTGAAGCGTTTTCTAGCTTCCGTCGGCAGATAGGATTCGTATTTTGCGCAATTATCCAACGCCTCTTTGCCATAGCGTTTTACTATCGTTTGAATCGTTTCCGCAAAAGACGCGTCCATTTTTTTACACGCTATCGGGTAAATTGCCGTCGAATGGCGACGGGAATCTGTCGCCGCCGTTTTGCTCGCGATCGGTTTCGTCATCTGTTTCGTCGTTTTGCGTTTGGTTTGCGTCCGCTACGTTGTCGCGATCGCCGTCTGCCGAGGCGCTTGCGTTTGCTTCCTCGCGATTAGTTTCGTTATCCGCTTCGACCTCTTGCGTTTCATTTGCGTTTGGCGTTATATCGTCTTCTGTTTCGTTGTTCTCGGGGCTAATGTTTGCTTCCTCGCGATCGTCGCTGGCGTTGATCGTTTGCTCGCAATCGGTTTCGTCGTCTGTTTCGTCGTTTTGCGTTTCGTTTGCGTCCGCTAAATTGTCGCGATCGTCGTCTGCCGAGGCGCTTGCGTTTGTTTCCTCGCGATCGCCGGCGGCGATCGCGATTTCCAATGTTTGCGCGTCTTTTGGCGATTTAGCGATATAGATCGCAAAAAGCGCTAGCGCCGCCAACGTTAAAAGAGCGATTATTTTCAGGGCAAAAATCTCGTATGCTTTCTGCCCCTCGCGCTGTCGCGGCGTAACTGAGGCGATATTTGGTTTAGCGCCGTTTTTTGGCGCGTTCGAGGTTTGACTTGCTTTAGGATCGCTCGGCGCCTCTTTTTTCAGCGCAATTACTTTTGGCTC
It encodes:
- a CDS encoding RDD family protein — encoded protein: MDSGFISITQRLVSEQGKNALLDPKQCKAHLSDYAKGEFKKERHLLMVAIEAGAAKEIVNASDLATCKKIQARFLKDERFIDETAACEIVDLLAFVLRGDNSQSIATPPNSQYASPSTSQSQYASQQSAYPQYAPPQQQSYQQNGYQYPPNTSYPPQSQQIKYIGFWARLTADIIDNVLLFAIFFALFFIMGAMGFFNSMSDSDFDAPPFQAFANIVGMVVAFIYAIAFWATKQATPGKMIFGAKIVDAKTLGKPSGGQLVGRYFAYIISAIPLCLGFLWVAFDSQKRGWHDMLAGTLVIKA
- a CDS encoding tetratricopeptide repeat protein, which gives rise to MDSGFISITQKLVSEQGKNALLDPKQYKAFLGDYAKGEFKKERHLLIVAIEAGAAKEIVNASDLETCKKIQARLLKDERFIDETAACEIVDLLAFVLRGDQNKSIIQSSAIVQPKPAIQNVAIIQPKAAQQYVSLPMAQNVQNSNLILLTSLQAEKSKITDHCKPTLRSFMKNMDDSYYKAAILKMRDFEEVIERRSRVIENNRSKVSDYIDRGVAYYYLNGVNKAIADFTQAIAIDRDDAIAYSNRGYAYINLGDYDKAIADYTKAIVKTPSYSHDIFFAYRGIAYFNLGDYDKAIADFGKSNKIEGDILDEIRFIGALTNCIAGNYSYAIANLTEAIQNNPKRKIGYIARGFAYYNLDDFSKAIADYNQAIKLDLNNANAYVGRANAYYNLADKSKAIADYNQAIKLDPNDANVYVSRGVAYIDLGDLNSATKDARKACELGNCEFLLYMGQNNLLRD